In Bufo gargarizans isolate SCDJY-AF-19 chromosome 6, ASM1485885v1, whole genome shotgun sequence, a single genomic region encodes these proteins:
- the LOC122940275 gene encoding neurotensin receptor type 1-like, giving the protein MNQSDADAHNECLNYVNVDNGSLWNESVGSNTSRRTLHHLFIGAQKQEPSYVAIPATIFYSLLFLFGMLANGLTILTLMRNGRMKVSAIRFYLLSLALADILLLLTIPVTLYRYFWQYYPWALSDTVCKLYFMIRQVYCATTSWTIVALTSERYFAICHRMWSITGLRKSRMAYLLAFIWILSFLSTIPVAIVYGESSACILDYTATSQDKVVLDSTVCEMLEPKPHIVYKSIMQIRSILFFVVPLVAIIIFHLLIFHHFSMNHRQREMIGLTRTHWQFSSKHMNQPRSQPFSERKARQLMGAVVVAFFLCNFPDTASSLMQIYIDNWNTYVLKVYTLLKTYLSLPLWYLNSALDPILFCISSTSFRSACRETLSAVPPWQEKSADGPHHISQASGVRSGGSSLLSAPSTRSTSTLNSNEGELKASSGQTRNRNPKLLFFRHLDVKEIRDFSVP; this is encoded by the exons ATGAACCAGTCGGATGCAGATGCTCACAACGAATGCCTAAACTACGTCAACGTGGACAATGGATCTCTGTGGAACGAAAGCGTTGGCTCCAACACCTCCCGAAGAACTCTGCATCACCTCTTTATTGGTGCCCAAAAGCAGGAACCCAGTTATGTGGCCATTCCGGCCACCATTTTTTACAGCCTCCTCTTCCTTTTCGGTATGTTGGCCAACGGGCTTACCATCCTTACTTTGATGAGAAACGGTAGGATGAAAGTGAGCGCGATCCGCTTCTACCTCTTGAGTTTGGCCTTGGCTGATATTCTACTTCTGCTAACGATCCCAGTGACTTTGTACAGGTACTTCTGGCAATATTACCCTTGGGCTCTGTCTGACACGGTGTGTAAACTCTATTTCATGATCAGGCAGGTCTACTGTGCCACCACCAGTTGGACCATCGTTGCGCTCACTTCAGAGAGATACTTTGCCATATGTCATCGCATGTGGTCGATCACCGGACTTCGTAAATCCCGCATGGCTTATTTATTGGCCTTCATTTGGATTTTGTCCTTCCTCAGCACTATACCTGTGGCTATTGTATATGGTGAGTCTTCAGCGTGTATCCTGGACTACACCGCTACTTCTCAGGACAAGGTTGTCCTTGACTCCACAGTGTGTGAAATGCTGGAACCAAAACCACATATTGTTTATAAAAGCATCATGCAAATTCGGAGCATCTTGTTCTTCGTCGTGCCCTTGGTTGCCATCATTATTTTTCACCTCCTGATATTCCATCACTTCAGTATGAACCACCGGCAGAGGGAAATGATTGGGCTCACAAGAACACACTGGCAATTTTCTTCAAAGCATATGAATCAGCCTCGTAGTCAGCCATTCTCAGAAAGAAAGGCTCGTCAACTTATGG GTGCGGTGGTGGTGGCGTTCTTCTTGTGCAATTTTCCAGACACAGCGTCCTCCCTCATGCAGATCTATATAGATAACTGGAACACCTATGTGCTGAAGGTCTACACCTTACTGAAGACTTACCTCTCGCTGCCCCTCTGGTATCTCAATAGCGCTCTGGACCCAATCCTGTTTTGCATCTCGTCTACGTCTTTCCGCAGTGCGTGCAGGGAAACCCTATCGGCAGTTCCTCCCTGGCAGGAAAAATCTGCAGACGGACCACATCACATATCCCAAGCCTCCGGTGTCCGGTCCGGAGGATCTTCCCTGTTGTCGGCACCCAGCACACGTTCAACATCGACCCTGAATTCCAATGAAGGAGAATTGAAAGCGAGCTCAGGACAGACTCGCAATAGGAACCCCAAACTTTTATTCTTCAGGCACCTTGATGTGAAGGAAATAAGGGACTTCTCTGTGCCATAA